Proteins encoded within one genomic window of Bradyrhizobium sp. CB1717:
- a CDS encoding NAD-dependent epimerase/dehydratase family protein, with product MSESKPVVLVTGASGFVGRHVVPALARAGWSVRRAVRSSEGAEDEVVIETIGPDTNWQTALEGVDAVVHLAARVHHKHEEHAVQLYRNVNIAGTLHLARSAATAGVRQFIFVSTVLVHGRSNDGRAPFSEDDILTPRGLYGMSKAAAEAGLRTLARDGAMKISVIRPPLVYGAGAKGNFALLTRAVSLGLPLPFAAIRNHRAFLAVQNLSSFILGRLAHHDPASNFEIFLVADREQVSTPEFIERLGRASGKIPRLFRMPPDLLGMLLNVMGRQDTHDSLIGSLELDVSKALATGWQPEVSLDEGLRLALLAQEP from the coding sequence ATGAGCGAGAGCAAACCGGTCGTGCTGGTGACGGGAGCGAGCGGCTTTGTCGGCCGTCATGTCGTGCCCGCGCTCGCACGCGCCGGCTGGTCGGTCCGCCGCGCGGTGCGCAGCTCCGAAGGCGCCGAGGACGAGGTCGTGATCGAGACGATCGGTCCCGACACCAACTGGCAGACGGCGCTCGAAGGCGTCGACGCCGTCGTCCATCTCGCCGCGCGCGTGCATCACAAGCACGAGGAGCACGCCGTTCAGCTCTACCGCAACGTCAACATCGCCGGCACGCTGCATCTGGCGCGCTCGGCGGCGACGGCCGGCGTGCGCCAGTTCATCTTCGTCAGCACCGTGCTCGTGCACGGTCGCAGCAACGACGGCCGTGCCCCCTTCAGCGAGGACGATATCCTGACGCCGCGCGGCCTCTACGGCATGTCCAAGGCCGCGGCCGAGGCGGGGTTGAGGACGCTGGCGCGCGACGGCGCCATGAAGATCTCGGTGATCAGGCCGCCGCTGGTCTATGGTGCCGGCGCCAAGGGCAATTTCGCGCTGTTGACGCGTGCGGTCAGCCTGGGACTGCCGCTGCCCTTTGCCGCGATCCGCAATCACCGCGCCTTCCTTGCCGTGCAGAACCTGTCCTCGTTCATCCTGGGCCGGCTCGCCCATCACGACCCCGCCAGCAATTTCGAGATCTTCCTGGTGGCCGACAGGGAACAGGTCTCGACGCCCGAATTCATCGAGCGCCTGGGCCGGGCCTCCGGCAAGATCCCGCGTCTGTTCCGCATGCCGCCGGACCTGCTCGGCATGCTCCTCAACGTGATGGGACGGCAGGATACGCATGACAGCCTGATCGGCTCGCTCGAGCTCGACGTCTCCAAGGCGCTCGCGACCGGCTGGCAGCCGGAGGTCTCGCTCGACGAGGGCCTGCGGCTTGCGCTGTTGGCTCAGGAGCCTTGA
- the rfaD gene encoding ADP-glyceromanno-heptose 6-epimerase — protein sequence MLLVTGGAGFIGSNVVAALNDAGRSDVVVCDLLGNDGKWRNLAKRQLVDIVPPAELLDWLNGRKLDAVIHLGAISATTATDGDHVFETNFRMSMRLLDWCTAGAVPFIYASSAATYGDGEAGFGDDASLPALKKLRPMNLYGWSKHMFDLAVAGRVANGDPLPPQCVGLKFFNVFGPNEYHKGSMMSVLARRFDDVKAGRVVQLFKSHREGIADGDQRRDFIYVDDVVRVIMWLLATPAVSGLFNVGTGKARSFKDLMLAAYAALGSRPNIEYIDMPENIRGAYQYFTQSEVDRLCRAGYNGGFTTLEDAVKAYVGDYLDRPDRFR from the coding sequence ATGTTGCTGGTGACCGGCGGGGCCGGTTTTATCGGATCGAATGTCGTGGCCGCGCTGAATGACGCCGGCCGCAGCGACGTCGTTGTGTGCGACCTGCTCGGCAATGACGGCAAGTGGCGCAACCTGGCCAAGCGCCAGCTTGTGGATATCGTCCCACCGGCCGAGCTGCTCGACTGGCTGAACGGCCGCAAGCTCGATGCCGTGATCCATCTCGGGGCGATCTCCGCGACCACCGCGACCGATGGCGACCACGTGTTCGAGACCAATTTCCGGATGTCGATGCGCCTGCTCGACTGGTGCACGGCGGGCGCCGTGCCGTTCATCTATGCCTCCTCGGCTGCGACCTATGGCGACGGCGAGGCCGGCTTTGGCGACGATGCCTCGTTGCCGGCACTGAAAAAGCTGCGGCCGATGAATCTCTACGGCTGGAGCAAGCACATGTTCGATCTCGCGGTCGCCGGGCGCGTAGCGAACGGCGATCCGCTGCCGCCGCAATGCGTGGGCTTGAAATTCTTCAACGTGTTCGGCCCGAACGAATACCACAAGGGCTCGATGATGAGCGTGCTGGCGCGCCGCTTCGACGACGTCAAGGCGGGCCGCGTCGTGCAGCTGTTCAAGTCGCATCGCGAGGGCATCGCCGACGGCGACCAGCGCCGCGACTTCATCTACGTCGACGACGTCGTGCGCGTCATCATGTGGCTGCTGGCAACGCCCGCCGTCTCGGGCCTCTTCAACGTCGGGACCGGCAAGGCGCGCAGCTTCAAGGATCTGATGCTGGCCGCCTATGCCGCGCTCGGCAGCAGGCCCAACATCGAATACATTGACATGCCCGAGAACATCCGCGGCGCTTATCAGTACTTCACCCAGAGCGAGGTCGATCGCCTTTGCCGCGCCGGCTATAACGGCGGCTTCACGACACTCGAGGACGCGGTGAAAGCCTATGTCGGGGACTATCTCGACCGGCCCGACCGTTTCCGCTGA
- a CDS encoding glycosyltransferase family 4 protein — MQPQGKIVVASQHYPPDPSTTAAIMAEIACRIAAGHEVVVLSGSPGALPASQTGPGKPRVVAIKNRMAGKAALVRRGVSELLFVARTFLALMRELKAGDVVLTVTAPFMLPYAVAAAARLKGARSALIMHDLFPDVLVMAGLLKPGSIVTRTMRFANSLMFRALNAVITIGRDAERPLLTYSGMRRNKIRFIPNWATLVPGPRPLSQDNPFRKAIPARFVVGLSGNLGFTHDPEIVFEAARLLEDEPDIHFLLSGWGIGFARLKQLQAEANLPNVSFVARVEDAELEAFLASANLWIIPYRKDVAGVSVPSRFYNLLAVGRPVALVSEPEAEAALTVVENGLGWVVTPGRADQLADAIRAASHSDDAAMAERAVKAAARFDRATAMNAYAALVDELLRNPDLSEQR; from the coding sequence ATGCAGCCCCAAGGCAAGATCGTCGTCGCGAGCCAGCATTATCCGCCGGATCCGAGCACGACCGCGGCGATCATGGCGGAGATCGCCTGCCGGATCGCGGCCGGTCACGAGGTTGTCGTGCTGTCGGGCTCACCGGGCGCACTGCCAGCCTCGCAGACCGGTCCCGGAAAGCCGCGCGTCGTCGCGATCAAGAACCGGATGGCGGGCAAGGCGGCGCTGGTGCGGCGCGGGGTGTCCGAACTGCTGTTCGTGGCGCGCACATTCCTTGCCTTGATGCGGGAGCTCAAGGCAGGTGACGTCGTGCTCACCGTCACGGCGCCGTTCATGCTGCCCTATGCCGTCGCCGCCGCGGCAAGGCTCAAGGGCGCGCGCTCCGCGCTGATCATGCACGACCTCTTTCCCGACGTGCTGGTGATGGCGGGCCTGCTGAAGCCGGGCTCGATCGTGACGCGGACGATGCGCTTCGCCAACAGCCTGATGTTCCGTGCGCTCAACGCCGTCATCACCATCGGCCGCGATGCCGAGCGGCCGCTCTTGACCTATTCCGGCATGAGACGGAACAAGATCCGCTTCATCCCGAACTGGGCGACGCTGGTGCCCGGGCCGCGTCCGCTGTCGCAGGACAATCCGTTCCGCAAAGCGATTCCCGCGCGTTTCGTCGTCGGCCTGTCGGGCAATCTCGGCTTCACCCATGATCCGGAGATCGTGTTCGAGGCGGCGCGCCTGCTCGAGGACGAGCCGGACATCCATTTCCTGCTGTCCGGCTGGGGCATCGGCTTCGCGCGGCTGAAGCAGTTGCAGGCGGAAGCAAACCTGCCCAATGTGTCCTTCGTGGCACGGGTCGAAGACGCCGAGCTCGAGGCGTTTCTGGCGTCGGCCAATCTCTGGATCATTCCATACCGGAAGGACGTTGCGGGGGTGTCGGTGCCAAGCCGGTTCTACAATCTGCTGGCGGTCGGCCGTCCTGTGGCACTGGTCTCGGAGCCGGAGGCCGAGGCCGCGTTGACGGTGGTGGAGAACGGGCTCGGCTGGGTCGTGACGCCGGGCCGGGCCGATCAGCTCGCAGACGCAATCCGCGCGGCCTCCCATTCCGACGATGCTGCCATGGCGGAGCGCGCTGTGAAGGCGGCGGCGAGGTTCGATCGCGCCACCGCGATGAACGCCTATGCTGCTCTGGTCGACGAATTGTTGCGCAACCCGGACCTTTCGGAGCAACGATGA
- a CDS encoding O-antigen ligase family protein codes for MLSRRLRSPAAWSETVDLFAILTAASLPWSTSLAGIFNALMLLCMVPFLDVRAFLQSLKRPICIAPIALVVLALVGTLWSDAAWGARFYAVNPTVKLLVLPVLLYHFERSSRGRWIFVAFLVSCGLLSVMSWLVAFYPNLALKTDPPERGIFVKNYIDQSQEFALCAVALAYPVVMLLREKRYWLAGLLTALALSFFVNMAFVVVSRTALVTVPIMFGVFALLHLSWRSIAIISAALVAGAFLAWQASPQLRRTADTFASDYTRYVEKGEPTSAGLRLEFWRKSLGFFAEAPIKGHGTGSTRGLFERAATPGVQYQASAEVIGNPHNQTLNVAVQWGIIGIAILYAIWILHLRLFRGDSLASWVGLLVVVQNVFTSLLNSHLFDFHEGWMYVIGVGVAGGMVIRAQQAEAKMGEAGS; via the coding sequence ATGCTGTCGCGCCGCTTGCGCAGCCCGGCAGCCTGGAGCGAGACGGTCGACCTGTTTGCCATCCTCACCGCGGCCTCGCTGCCCTGGTCGACGTCGCTGGCGGGGATCTTCAACGCCCTGATGCTCCTCTGCATGGTGCCGTTCCTCGACGTCCGCGCCTTCCTGCAATCGCTGAAGCGGCCGATCTGCATTGCGCCGATCGCGCTGGTCGTGCTCGCGCTGGTCGGAACGCTGTGGTCGGATGCGGCCTGGGGGGCGCGCTTCTATGCCGTCAATCCGACCGTCAAGCTGCTCGTGCTGCCGGTCCTGCTCTACCATTTCGAGCGTTCGTCGCGCGGACGCTGGATCTTCGTCGCCTTCCTGGTGTCCTGCGGGCTGCTGTCGGTGATGTCCTGGCTGGTCGCCTTCTACCCGAATCTCGCGCTCAAGACCGATCCGCCCGAGCGCGGCATCTTCGTCAAGAACTATATCGACCAGAGCCAGGAATTCGCACTGTGCGCGGTCGCGCTCGCCTATCCGGTCGTGATGCTGCTGCGCGAGAAGCGCTACTGGCTCGCCGGGCTGCTCACCGCGCTGGCGCTCAGCTTCTTCGTCAACATGGCTTTCGTCGTGGTGTCGCGCACCGCGCTCGTCACCGTTCCGATCATGTTCGGCGTGTTCGCGCTGCTGCATTTGAGCTGGCGCAGCATCGCGATCATCTCGGCCGCTCTGGTCGCCGGGGCGTTTCTCGCCTGGCAGGCCTCGCCGCAATTGCGCAGGACCGCCGACACCTTTGCCAGCGACTATACGCGCTATGTGGAGAAGGGCGAGCCGACCTCGGCGGGCCTGCGGCTGGAATTCTGGCGGAAATCGCTCGGCTTCTTCGCGGAGGCGCCGATCAAGGGGCACGGGACGGGTTCGACGCGCGGATTGTTCGAGCGGGCTGCGACGCCCGGGGTCCAGTACCAGGCTTCCGCCGAGGTGATCGGCAACCCGCATAACCAGACGCTGAACGTCGCCGTGCAATGGGGCATCATCGGCATCGCCATTCTCTATGCGATCTGGATCCTGCATCTGCGCTTGTTTCGAGGCGATAGCCTCGCCAGCTGGGTCGGCCTGCTGGTCGTGGTGCAGAACGTCTTCACCTCGCTGTTGAACTCCCATCTGTTCGATTTTCACGAGGGCTGGATGTATGTCATCGGTGTCGGCGTTGCCGGCGGCATGGTGATCCGGGCACAACAGGCCGAGGCGAAGATGGGGGAAGCCGGTTCCTGA
- the rfaE1 gene encoding D-glycero-beta-D-manno-heptose-7-phosphate kinase — MATPILDFDALAQTISARTVLCIGDIMLDEFVYGEVSRISPEAPTPVIAAQRSEIHIGGAGNVARNIASLGARCIFVGLVGDDDAGKRLASALAEHGAIESVLVCDPSRPTTRKVRFVSEHFSTHMLRADWEQAVAASDAVETELIEAILPQIARADIVLLSDYAKGVLTARVIRHTIDAARKLGKSVIVDPKSLNWAIYRGATLLTPNRKEFAEATCSRADTPQSIVDASEDVMRLADCEAILVTQGEHGMTLVPRGGGFVHVPAVPVKVRDVSGAGDTVAAALAVSLAACADWDTALRVANAAAAVAVGKQGTASVSAAELRRKILPHAYLAAEEKIVLEPGTLDAQLAEWERQDLRVGFTNGCFDILHPGHVKVLTAARAACDRLIVGLNSDASVRRLKGADRPVQDERARAEVLAALEAVDLVVIFEEDTPIELITRIKPSALVKGGDYTREQVVGHEVVEAAGGVVVLVDILQGFSTTALVHRARGGAK; from the coding sequence ATGGCGACGCCCATTCTGGATTTCGACGCGCTTGCGCAAACGATCTCAGCCCGCACGGTGCTCTGCATCGGCGACATCATGCTGGACGAGTTCGTCTATGGCGAGGTGTCGCGGATCTCGCCGGAAGCGCCGACGCCGGTCATCGCCGCCCAGCGCAGCGAGATCCATATCGGCGGCGCCGGCAATGTCGCACGCAATATCGCTTCGCTCGGCGCGCGCTGCATTTTCGTCGGCCTCGTCGGCGATGACGATGCGGGCAAGCGGCTCGCATCGGCGCTGGCCGAACATGGTGCAATCGAAAGCGTGCTGGTGTGCGATCCGTCGCGGCCGACCACACGAAAAGTCCGCTTCGTCTCCGAGCATTTTTCCACGCACATGCTGCGCGCGGACTGGGAGCAGGCGGTCGCGGCCTCCGACGCGGTCGAGACCGAGCTGATCGAGGCGATCCTGCCGCAGATCGCGCGCGCCGACATCGTGCTGTTGTCCGACTACGCCAAGGGCGTGCTGACCGCGCGCGTGATCCGCCACACCATTGATGCCGCGCGAAAGCTCGGCAAGTCCGTCATCGTCGATCCCAAGAGCCTGAACTGGGCGATCTATCGCGGCGCGACGCTGCTCACGCCCAATCGCAAGGAGTTTGCGGAAGCAACCTGCAGCCGCGCCGACACCCCGCAAAGCATCGTCGATGCCAGCGAGGACGTGATGCGGCTCGCCGATTGCGAGGCGATCCTGGTCACGCAGGGCGAGCACGGCATGACGCTGGTGCCGCGTGGCGGCGGGTTCGTCCACGTTCCTGCCGTTCCCGTGAAGGTGCGCGACGTCTCCGGCGCCGGTGACACCGTCGCCGCCGCGCTTGCGGTCTCGCTCGCGGCGTGCGCGGACTGGGATACGGCGCTGCGCGTGGCCAACGCCGCCGCTGCCGTCGCCGTCGGCAAGCAGGGCACCGCCAGCGTCAGCGCGGCCGAGCTGAGGCGGAAGATATTGCCGCACGCTTATCTCGCGGCCGAGGAGAAGATCGTGCTTGAGCCTGGTACGCTCGACGCGCAGCTCGCCGAATGGGAGCGCCAGGACCTCCGCGTCGGCTTCACCAATGGCTGCTTCGACATCCTGCATCCCGGCCACGTCAAGGTGCTGACCGCGGCGCGTGCCGCCTGCGACCGCCTGATCGTCGGGCTCAACAGCGACGCCTCGGTGCGACGGCTGAAGGGCGCCGATCGCCCGGTCCAGGACGAGCGCGCGCGCGCCGAGGTGCTCGCCGCACTCGAAGCGGTCGATCTCGTCGTCATCTTCGAGGAGGACACGCCGATCGAGCTGATCACCCGGATCAAGCCGAGCGCACTGGTGAAGGGCGGCGACTACACCCGCGAGCAGGTGGTCGGCCACGAGGTGGTCGAGGCCGCGGGCGGCGTGGTCGTGCTGGTCGACATCCTCCAGGGTTTCAGCACGACGGCGCTGGTGCATCGCGCGCGGGGAGGGGCCAAGTGA
- the waaF gene encoding lipopolysaccharide heptosyltransferase II, with product MNKDSQLSEDTDRDDTRPILIIPYMWIGDFVRNHTVVRVLKERWPNRPVDLLTTSLCAPLVDYMPGVREGIVWDLPRSRLAVGRQFGLAKLLRKRNYGTALVLPRTWKAAIAPALAGIPERVGFVGEFRFGLLNRWRWGEKKLPRFIDKNAALAQPDGAPLPPEWPVPQLRVPAEDIVRWRQANGLGAGAAVALAPGSVGVSKRWTYYPEAARLLVERGLEVWVVGGPAEKGLAQEIVAAGGPKVRDLTGNDLRNGVLAMAAAGVAISNDSGLMHIAAALGTPTMGIFGPTSPYLWAPLNGLAATVVQDKSVLSCQPCQSTICKMNDHRCMRDIAASEVVGIAQRVLGEVETRSET from the coding sequence ATGAACAAAGATTCGCAACTTAGTGAAGATACAGATCGGGACGACACCCGCCCGATTCTGATCATTCCCTACATGTGGATCGGCGATTTCGTCCGGAATCACACCGTGGTGCGGGTCCTGAAGGAGCGCTGGCCGAACCGGCCGGTCGATCTGCTGACCACGTCCCTATGCGCCCCGCTGGTCGATTACATGCCCGGCGTGCGGGAGGGGATCGTCTGGGACCTGCCGCGCAGCCGGCTGGCCGTCGGCCGGCAGTTCGGCCTGGCCAAACTCCTTCGGAAACGGAACTACGGCACCGCCCTGGTGCTGCCCCGGACCTGGAAGGCGGCGATCGCGCCCGCGCTGGCCGGTATCCCGGAACGGGTCGGCTTCGTCGGCGAGTTCCGGTTCGGGCTGCTCAACCGCTGGCGCTGGGGCGAGAAGAAGCTGCCCCGCTTCATCGACAAGAACGCTGCGCTGGCCCAGCCCGACGGCGCCCCCCTGCCGCCGGAATGGCCGGTGCCGCAATTGCGCGTTCCTGCCGAGGACATCGTGCGCTGGCGGCAGGCCAACGGCCTCGGCGCCGGCGCAGCGGTTGCGCTCGCCCCCGGCTCGGTCGGCGTCTCAAAACGCTGGACCTACTATCCCGAGGCCGCCCGCCTGCTGGTCGAGCGCGGGCTCGAGGTCTGGGTGGTCGGCGGCCCCGCCGAAAAGGGCCTCGCCCAGGAGATCGTCGCCGCCGGCGGCCCCAAGGTCCGCGATCTCACCGGCAACGACCTTCGCAACGGCGTCCTCGCCATGGCGGCCGCCGGTGTCGCCATCTCCAACGATTCCGGCCTGATGCACATTGCAGCTGCGCTCGGCACCCCCACCATGGGCATCTTCGGCCCGACCAGCCCCTATCTCTGGGCCCCCCTCAACGGCCTCGCGGCCACCGTGGTCCAGGACAAGAGCGTGCTGTCATGCCAGCCCTGCCAGAGCACGATCTGCAAGATGAACGACCACCGCTGCATGCGGGACATTGCGGCGAGCGAGGTGGTGGGAATTGCGCAGAGGGTGCTGGGTGAGGTGGAGACGCGGTCGGAGACGTGA
- a CDS encoding glycosyltransferase family 4 protein, which translates to MANSQGDLQVIVPNLHRRYSGVTATNRMVAPRLAKLYRAAWFGSDAPEGIARLSVADLLKLWRRRRPLIWHARRNNEMIAGVVLRALGWPLKLVFTSAAQRHHSWITRWLIRRMDAIIATSDISASFLKVQATVIPHGVDTDVYASPIDRTAAFAEAGLPGRFAIGCFGRVRAQKGTDVFVDAMCRLLPRYPDFTAVIVGQVTPEQMPFANDLKKRIEAAGLQPRIVITGELPIEAVQRWYQRLTIYAFTSRNEGFGLTLIEAMAAGCALVAARAGAAELVVEDGVTGVLIPTGDADALAAALEPLMRDVAAATAMGERGRARVLERFSLDAEAARIGEVYRPLL; encoded by the coding sequence GTGGCGAATTCCCAGGGCGATCTGCAAGTGATCGTGCCAAATCTGCACAGGCGCTATTCCGGGGTCACCGCGACCAACCGGATGGTGGCGCCGCGGCTGGCGAAACTGTATCGCGCCGCCTGGTTCGGCTCGGATGCGCCGGAGGGAATCGCGCGGTTGAGCGTTGCCGATCTGCTGAAACTCTGGCGGCGCAGGAGACCCCTGATCTGGCACGCGCGCCGCAACAACGAGATGATCGCGGGCGTCGTGCTGCGCGCGCTCGGCTGGCCGCTGAAGCTCGTGTTCACCTCGGCGGCGCAGCGGCATCACAGCTGGATCACGCGCTGGCTGATCCGGCGCATGGACGCGATCATCGCGACGAGTGACATCTCGGCGTCGTTCCTGAAGGTGCAGGCGACGGTGATCCCGCATGGCGTCGACACCGACGTCTACGCGTCGCCGATCGATCGCACTGCTGCCTTCGCGGAAGCCGGGCTGCCAGGCCGCTTCGCCATCGGCTGCTTCGGCCGCGTGCGTGCGCAGAAGGGTACCGACGTGTTCGTCGATGCGATGTGCCGCTTGCTGCCGCGCTATCCCGATTTCACCGCCGTCATCGTCGGGCAGGTCACGCCCGAGCAAATGCCCTTTGCCAACGACCTCAAGAAACGCATCGAAGCAGCTGGCCTGCAACCGCGCATCGTCATCACCGGCGAGCTGCCGATCGAAGCGGTGCAGCGCTGGTATCAGCGCTTGACGATCTACGCCTTCACCTCACGCAACGAGGGTTTTGGCCTGACGCTGATCGAGGCGATGGCGGCGGGCTGTGCGCTCGTCGCCGCGCGTGCCGGCGCAGCCGAGCTCGTCGTTGAGGATGGTGTCACAGGCGTGCTGATCCCGACAGGCGATGCCGATGCGCTCGCGGCAGCGCTCGAGCCGCTGATGCGCGACGTGGCTGCCGCAACCGCGATGGGCGAGCGCGGGCGGGCGCGGGTGCTCGAACGATTCAGCCTCGATGCCGAAGCGGCGCGGATCGGCGAGGTCTATCGGCCGCTGCTCTGA
- a CDS encoding SDR family NAD(P)-dependent oxidoreductase, whose amino-acid sequence MTRLSHLTLRNFLIALHDLLATTAALFAAFYLRFEGGEGFYDRLPLLFQILPYFLAFSVVVFFVFNLTTTKWRFISLPDALNIIRVASVLTVALLVLDYVFVAPNVRGAFFLGKVTIVLYWFLEISFLSALRMTYRYFRYTRVRRHARTDDAAPTLLIGRAADAEVLLRGIESGAIKRIWPVGVLSPSSSDRGQLIRNVPVLGGIDDVEDVIADFAKRNKPIARLVMTPSAFEPEAHPESILMRARKLGVIVNRMPSLESGDTPRLTAVAVEDLLLRPSETIDYARLEALIRGKAVIVTGGGGSIGSEICERVVAFGAARLLIVENSEPALYAVTEALAAQGTAAEIEGRIADIRDRERIMRLMAEFKPDIVFHAAALKHVPILERDWSEGVKTNIFGSINVADAAHAAGAEGMVMISTDKAIEPVSMLGLTKRFAEMYCQALDHDLAAGSSSARPPMRLISVRFGNVLASNGSVVPKFKAQIEAGGPVTVTHPDMVRYFMTIREACDLVITAATHALGTQRPDVSVYVLNMGQPVKIVDLAERMIRLSGLQPGYDIEIVFTGMRPGERLHEILFASEEPTREIGVAGIMAAQPNEPPMQTLRKWITALEQAIARDDRATIRTILKDAVPEFGSTAA is encoded by the coding sequence ATGACGCGTCTTTCGCATCTCACCTTGCGCAATTTTCTGATCGCGCTCCACGACCTGCTGGCGACCACGGCGGCGCTGTTCGCCGCGTTCTACCTGCGTTTCGAGGGCGGCGAAGGCTTCTACGACCGCCTGCCGCTGCTGTTCCAGATCCTGCCCTACTTCCTCGCCTTCAGCGTGGTCGTATTCTTCGTCTTCAACCTGACGACGACGAAATGGCGCTTCATCTCGCTGCCGGACGCGCTGAACATCATCCGCGTCGCGAGTGTGCTGACGGTGGCCCTGCTCGTGCTGGACTACGTCTTCGTCGCCCCCAATGTCCGCGGCGCGTTCTTCCTCGGCAAGGTGACGATCGTCCTCTACTGGTTCCTCGAGATCTCGTTCCTCAGCGCACTGCGCATGACCTATCGCTACTTCCGCTACACGCGGGTGCGGCGTCATGCCCGCACCGACGATGCGGCGCCAACGCTGCTGATCGGCCGCGCCGCGGATGCCGAGGTGCTGCTGCGCGGGATCGAGAGCGGGGCGATCAAGCGGATCTGGCCGGTCGGCGTGCTGTCGCCGTCGAGCTCGGATCGCGGCCAGCTGATCCGCAACGTGCCGGTGCTCGGCGGCATCGACGACGTCGAGGACGTCATCGCCGACTTCGCCAAGCGCAACAAGCCGATCGCGCGTCTCGTGATGACACCGTCGGCGTTCGAGCCGGAGGCGCATCCCGAATCGATCCTGATGCGGGCGCGCAAGCTGGGTGTGATCGTCAACCGCATGCCTTCGCTGGAGAGCGGCGATACGCCGCGCCTCACGGCCGTCGCGGTCGAGGATCTCCTGCTGCGGCCGAGCGAGACAATCGACTATGCGCGCCTCGAGGCCCTGATCAGGGGCAAGGCGGTGATCGTCACCGGCGGCGGCGGCTCGATCGGTTCCGAGATCTGCGAGCGCGTCGTCGCCTTCGGCGCCGCGCGCCTGCTGATCGTGGAAAATTCCGAGCCGGCGCTCTACGCAGTCACGGAGGCGCTCGCCGCGCAGGGTACGGCTGCCGAGATCGAAGGACGGATCGCCGACATCCGCGACCGCGAGCGCATCATGCGCCTGATGGCCGAGTTCAAGCCGGACATCGTGTTCCACGCCGCGGCCCTCAAGCACGTGCCGATCCTCGAGCGCGACTGGAGCGAGGGCGTCAAGACCAACATCTTCGGCTCGATCAACGTTGCCGATGCCGCGCACGCCGCCGGCGCCGAGGGCATGGTGATGATCTCGACCGACAAGGCGATCGAGCCGGTGTCGATGCTCGGCCTCACCAAGCGCTTCGCCGAGATGTACTGCCAAGCGCTCGACCACGATCTAGCCGCAGGCAGCAGCAGTGCCAGGCCACCGATGCGGCTGATCTCGGTCCGGTTCGGCAACGTGCTGGCCTCGAACGGCTCGGTGGTGCCGAAATTCAAGGCCCAGATCGAGGCCGGCGGTCCGGTGACGGTCACTCATCCCGACATGGTCCGCTACTTCATGACCATCCGCGAGGCCTGCGACCTCGTCATCACGGCGGCAACGCATGCGCTCGGAACGCAGCGTCCCGATGTCTCGGTCTACGTGCTCAACATGGGCCAGCCGGTGAAGATCGTCGATCTCGCCGAGCGCATGATCCGCCTCTCCGGCCTGCAGCCGGGCTACGACATCGAGATCGTGTTCACCGGCATGCGGCCGGGCGAGCGGCTGCACGAGATCCTGTTCGCCTCCGAGGAGCCGACCCGCGAGATCGGCGTCGCCGGCATCATGGCGGCGCAGCCGAACGAGCCGCCGATGCAGACGCTGCGCAAATGGATCACGGCACTTGAGCAGGCGATCGCCCGCGACGATCGCGCCACGATCAGGACGATCCTGAAGGATGCGGTCCCGGAATTCGGGTCGACCGCGGCCTGA